The stretch of DNA GTGAAGCAATAGATGCATTTTGTTGAGTTTGACCATCTAATTGATTTATAGCATTATTTATTTGTTCTATTCCTAAAAGTTGTTCTCTTGAAGAATTCTCAATATCAGAAATTAATTTAGTAGAATTAGAAATATTTTCATTTAACTTTTTATAACCAGTTATCATATTATTTGCAATATCTTTACCTAAATTTGTTTTTAAAGTGGCATTTTCTACTATTGTTTTTATCTCTCTTGCAGCTTCTGCACTTCTACTTGCTAGATTTCTTACTTCTCCCGCAACTACTGCAAATCCTTTTCCTGCTTCTCCTGCAGTTGCTGCTTCAACAGCAGCATTAAGTGAAAGAATATTTGTTTGAAATGCAATATTATCAATAACAGAGATAGCCTCATTTATCGCTGTTACTTGAGTATTTATATCTTCCATTGCATTTGTAGTTTGATTTGCTAATTTTTCACCTTCTACTGCAGAATTTGTCAACTCTTTTGAGTATTGTGTCATTTTTGAAACATTTTGTGTATTATTTCTAATATTAGAAGTAATTTGTTCTAAAGAAGCTGCTGTTTGCTCTAAAGAAGCTGCTGCTTCATTTGAACTTATATTTAATTTATCAACATTTGATAATAAAACATTTGAACTTTTATCAAGTTGTAAACCTATAGATTTATTTTCAATTAGCATTTCAGTTATTGAATCTCCTAAAGTATTTACTCCTGTTGCTAGTTTTAATAAATGTTCTTTTAAGTCTTTTGTTGAAATTTTATTTAAGTAATTGTAGTGAGCGTACTCTTCTAATATATGTAAAACATTATCAATATTTGATTCAAGAGTATTTGCCATATTATTTAAAACATTTTTTAGTTGCATTAAAGCTGGGTTTGAAACTTCAATATTTAATCTCTGGCATAAATCACCTTGCTCAAACTCTCCTAATACAGCAATTGTTTCATTTATAAGTTTTCGATCTTCATCAATAGATTTTTCTATTTTTTCTATATTTTCATTTATCTGTTTAGCAATAACTCCAAATTCGTCTTCTGAATCAATATTGATTTTTTCAACATGAGTTATTTCTCTATTTAAGTATTGGAAAAAAGATAATAAACCATCTTTTATTTTTTTAAGTGATTTTAGAGAAGTTTTCATAGTTATAAAAATCGATAAAGAGATTATGAATACAGTGATAATAGATAAAGTTATTATTAATAGCATAATCTTATTTGCATCTTCAAATATTTCACTTGAATTAACTCCACCAACTAAAAGCCAATGCCACTCTTCAAAGTTTTCAAAAACTACAAATTTTTCACCTTCATTCCAAAGATAAGTCAATTCTCCATTTTTATTTTTTAACATCTCTTTTATAATAAATAAACCATTTTTGTCCGATATTTCTAATCCTGAAGTATCTTTTAGTTTTGGATGAACAATAAAATTACCATATTTTGGATCATTTTCATTCGAATTTATAATGTAGTAATAACCAGTCTTTCCAATAACTTTGCTACTTATTGTTTCTGTTAAGTTAGCTAAATCTTTACTGATATCAGAACCAATAAATGCTATTGCAAT from Arcobacter lacus encodes:
- a CDS encoding methyl-accepting chemotaxis protein, with product MDFLKKSVIAKVIFVSIISIVVSMGILTFLVSNNTFEVMKKNTENTVHKEISLLVENINTFNKVAKTGTDTIGNIFLDMLDGIKIDKSQNIKVGDLQTPVLSINGKVLNLNFELVDKFTQMTKGSVATIFVRKGDDFIRVSTSLKKEDGNRAIGTKLDINHPGYKKVLQGETYLGKAILFGKNYMTKYIPIKQDGEVIAIAFIGSDISKDLANLTETISSKVIGKTGYYYIINSNENDPKYGNFIVHPKLKDTSGLEISDKNGLFIIKEMLKNKNGELTYLWNEGEKFVVFENFEEWHWLLVGGVNSSEIFEDANKIMLLIITLSIITVFIISLSIFITMKTSLKSLKKIKDGLLSFFQYLNREITHVEKINIDSEDEFGVIAKQINENIEKIEKSIDEDRKLINETIAVLGEFEQGDLCQRLNIEVSNPALMQLKNVLNNMANTLESNIDNVLHILEEYAHYNYLNKISTKDLKEHLLKLATGVNTLGDSITEMLIENKSIGLQLDKSSNVLLSNVDKLNISSNEAAASLEQTAASLEQITSNIRNNTQNVSKMTQYSKELTNSAVEGEKLANQTTNAMEDINTQVTAINEAISVIDNIAFQTNILSLNAAVEAATAGEAGKGFAVVAGEVRNLASRSAEAAREIKTIVENATLKTNLGKDIANNMITGYKKLNENISNSTKLISDIENSSREQLLGIEQINNAINQLDGQTQQNASIASQTHEIATSTDNIAKLIVSKTNEKKFAEKS